One stretch of Juglans microcarpa x Juglans regia isolate MS1-56 chromosome 3D, Jm3101_v1.0, whole genome shotgun sequence DNA includes these proteins:
- the LOC121255777 gene encoding DNA repair protein REV1 isoform X6 yields MLKHGGRFENYFSRRRVTHIICSNLPDTKLKNLRSFSGGLPVVKPLWILDSVVANKLLSWVPYQLDQVANNQPRLSAFFALKSSSVSKDVKPEGPSFKGGTSTDAYFSDLGESSEHSRQISRETDNLVNRNSNASLVTEPTSSCGRPFEVTMEKPNNIDEDNERSVRNELQSSPYQSSALATSNFVENHDMTGSPGSTVSGLSNHRHSTIEDPNFVENYFKNSRLHFIGTWRNRYRKRFSSLSNGFKCRSSNIEASAQKTAIVHVDMLCHDADLSFQDCFFVSVVIRDHPELKDKPVAVCHSDNPKGTAEISSANYPARDYGIRAGMFVRDAKACCPHLVIFPYNFEAYEEVADQFYNILHKHCNKVQAVSCDEAFLDFTDSVEDPQILASRIRKEVIETTRCTASAGIAGNMLMARLATRTAKPDGQFFIPPERVDDHLSQLPIKALPGIGHVLEEKLKKQNVWTCGQLRMISKESLQKDFGMKTGEMLWDYSRGVDDRLVGVIQVSKSIGAEVNWGVRFKDVKDSQNLLSNLCKEVSLRLQGCGVQGRTFTLKIKKRRKGAEEPMKYMGCGDCENLSHSTTVPVATDDVEVLQRISKQLFGYFHLDVKEIRGIGLQVSRLESAGSLKQGLERNSLKSWLTSAAASTEEACNNSCTELVRSDTDCEGQGNEILGKICASSVWPSIEMDNNTSNGEAFLNQVSEPPPLCHLDKEVLESLPPEIFSELNDIYSGKLVDLITKSNGKSENISSSLSNSHVQVEGAMKKGHMVLCSDPYLQHEIPVENRHIAMEDQAVLVSGAESKNVVLPASGIQKIDLMPLSLSQVDATVLQQLPEEVKVDILQLLPAHRRQDFSSNALSGPSKETPLESLGTKTAEYHSVSKGCVSENNLWAGTPLQWVVKFKVSNCLILNVLAEMYYELGSTGTLSAILQRAISLPKHQLDANRDSWDEATYNLCDLLKQYIKRKIEFDIEEIYICFCLLRRFAMKSEVFLQVYTNVFPYLQASVGENYGGNLQMSLKT; encoded by the exons ATGCTGAAGCATGGTGGAAGATTTGAGAATTATTTTTCAAGACGCCGGGTCACCCATATCATCTGCAGTAATCTTCCTGATACTAAACTTAAGAATTTGAG GTCCTTCAGTGGTGGGCTCCCCGTGGTGAAACCCTTGTGGATTTTGGATTCTGTTGTTGCAAACAAACTTTTGAGTT GGGTTCCTTACCAACTTGACCAGGTTGCAAATAATCAACCAAGGTTGTCAGCGTTCTTTGCCCTGAAAAGCAGCTCGGTCTCCAAGGATGTTAAACCTGAAGGTCCTTCCTTTAAAGGTGGCACATCAACAGATGCATACTTTTCTGATTTGGGTGAATCCAGTGAGCACAGCAGGCAAATTAGTAGAGAAACTGATAATCTTGTGAATAGGAACTCTAATGCATCATTAGTCACGGAGCCAACTAGCAGTTGTGGCAGGCCTTTTGAAGTGACTATGGAAAAACCAAATAATATTGATGAAGACAACGAGAGAAGTGTTAGAAACGAACTGCAGTCAAGTCCTTACCAATCCTCTGCATTGGCTACCAGCAACTTTGTAGAAAATCATGATATGACAGGTTCACCAGGTTCAACAGTCAGTGGGCTTTCTAATCACCGTCATTCAACTATTGAGGATCCCAATTTTGTGGAGAATTATTTCAAG AACTCAAGGCTGCACTTCATAGGAACCTGGAGAAATCGATACCGGAAGCGTTTTTCTAGCTTATCTAATGGGTTTAAGTGCAGAAGTTCCAATATTGAAGCCTCTGCTCAAAAGACTGCCATTGTGCATGTTGACATG TTGTGCCATGATGCTGATTTATCGTTCCAGGACTGTTTCTTTGTCTCCGTGGTCATCAGGGACCATCCTGAATTGAAGGATAAACCTGTAGCAGTATGCCATTCAGATAACCCAAAAGGAACTGCTGAAATTTCTTCTGCAAACTACCCTGCTCGAGATTATG GAATTAGGGCTGGAATGTTTGTCAGAGATGCTAAGGCTTGTTGTCCCCACTTGGTCATTTTCCCATACAACTTTGAAGCTTACGAGGAG GTAGCCGATCAGTTCTACAATATATTGCATAAGCACTGCAACAAAGTGCAG GCTGTAAGCTGTGATGAAGCATTTTTAGACTTCACAGACTCGGTGGAGGATCCCCAAATTCTAGCTTCAAGAATAAGAAAAGAGGTAATCGAGACTACCCGATGCACTGCTAGTGCTGGGATTGCAGGGAATATGCTTATGGCTCGTCTTGCCACAAGAACTGCAAAACCAGATGGTCAATTTTTCATTCCTCCTGAAAGG GTGGATGATCATTTGAGTCAACTTCCAATCAAGGCACTTCCAGGAATTGGGCATGTTCTAGAGGAGAAGTTGAAGAAGCAAAATGTTTGGACTTGTGGACAACTGCGTATGATATCCAAG GAGTCTCTTCAAAAGGACTTTGGAATGAAAACTGGGGAGATGCTATGGGATTATAGCAGAGGAGTAGATGATCGGTTAGTTGGGGTGATTCAG GTAAGCAAGTCTATTGGTGCCGAAGTGAATTGGGGTGTGAGGTTTAAGGATGTGAAAGAT AGTCAAAACTTACTCTCAAATCTTTGCAAAGAGGTTTCATTACGCTTACAAGGATGTGGAGTGCAAGGGCGGACTTTTACCCTTAAG ataaaaaagagaagaaaaggtgCTGAGGAGCCTATGAAGTATATGGGCTGTGGAGACTGTGAAAACCTGAGCCACTCCACTACG GTTCCAGTTGCTACTGATGATGTGGAAGTGCTTCAAAGGATATCAAAGCAGCTTTTTGGGTACTTCCACTTGG ATGTCAAGGAGATTCGTGGTATTGGCTTGCAAGTTTCCAGGCTTGAAAGTGCAGGTAGTTTGAAGCAAG GGTTGGAGAGAAATTCTTTGAAGTCATGGCTTACCTCTGCCGCAGCAAGTACAGAAGAGGCATGCAATAACAGTTGCACTGAATTAGTGAGATCTGATACAG ATTGTGAAGGACAAGGCAATGAAATTTTGGGAAAGATATGTGCTAGTTCAGTTTGGCCTTCAATTGAAATGGACAATAATACATCCAATGGTGAAGCTTTTTTGAACCAGGTGTCAGAGCCGCCACCATTATGTCATCTTGATAAGGAAGTTTTAGAGAGCCTTCCTCCTGAGATATTTTCAGAATTGAATGATATATATAGCGGGAAGTTAGTTGATTTAATCACTAAAAGTAATGGCAAAAGTGAAAATATTAGCAGTTCTTTGAGCAATTCGCATGTACAAGTAGAAG GGGCAATGAAGAAGGGACATATGGTTCTCTGTTCTGATCCTTATCTTCAACATGAAATACCAGTAGAAAATAGG CATATAGCTATGGAAGATCAGGCAGTCCTTGTTTCTGGGGCAGAATCGAAAAATGTGGTTCTTCCTGCTTCAGGGATTCAAAAAATTGATTTGATGCCTTTGTCTCTTAGCCAAGTGGATGCAACAGTCTTGCAACAGTTGCCTGAAGAAGTGAAAGTGGACATACTTCAGCTTCTTCCTGCACACAGGAGGCAAGACTTTTCTTCAAATGCTCTTTCTGGACCTTCTAAAGAAACCCCTCTGGAATCGTTAGGTACCAAGACAGCTGAGTACCACTCTGTATCAAAGGGTTGTGTCTCAGAGAACAATCTTTGGGCTGGAACTCCTCTCCAGTGGGTTGTTAAGTTCAAAGTCAGCAATTGCTTGATATTAAACGTTCTTGCAGAGATGTATTATGAGTTGGGTTCTACTGGTACTTTATCTGCAATTCTGCAACGTGCGATTTCTCTACCTAAACACCAACTAGATGCAAATCGAGATAGTTGGGATGAAGCTACTTACAACTTGTGTGACCTTCTGAAGCAGTATATTAAACGAAAGATAGAATTTGATATTGAAGAGatctatatttgtttttgtcttcTTAGAAG GTTTGCAATGAAATCAGAAGTTTTCCTACAAGTATACACCAATGTGTTTCCTTACCTTCAG GCATCAGTTGGAGAAAACTATGGAGGAAACTTGCAAATGTCATTGAAGACTTAG
- the LOC121255777 gene encoding DNA repair protein REV1 isoform X3: MSLDSSRSANSSSGHRSKRSFNNSTSSNPSNYSNGNNKKKAKPSQETLGAASWGANSRSPSRSSFRKAPFSDFGSYMMEKNRKLHDQFDAEASTSSRSCSGSGKPIFHGISIFVDGFTIPSSQDLRGYMLKHGGRFENYFSRRRVTHIICSNLPDTKLKNLRSFSGGLPVVKPLWILDSVVANKLLSWVPYQLDQVANNQPRLSAFFALKSSSVSKDVKPEGPSFKGGTSTDAYFSDLGESSEHSRQISRETDNLVNRNSNASLVTEPTSSCGRPFEVTMEKPNNIDEDNERSVRNELQSSPYQSSALATSNFVENHDMTGSPGSTVSGLSNHRHSTIEDPNFVENYFKNSRLHFIGTWRNRYRKRFSSLSNGFKCRSSNIEASAQKTAIVHVDMDCFFVSVVIRDHPELKDKPVAVCHSDNPKGTAEISSANYPARDYGIRAGMFVRDAKACCPHLVIFPYNFEAYEEVADQFYNILHKHCNKVQAVSCDEAFLDFTDSVEDPQILASRIRKEVIETTRCTASAGIAGNMLMARLATRTAKPDGQFFIPPERVDDHLSQLPIKALPGIGHVLEEKLKKQNVWTCGQLRMISKESLQKDFGMKTGEMLWDYSRGVDDRLVGVIQVSKSIGAEVNWGVRFKDVKDSQNLLSNLCKEVSLRLQGCGVQGRTFTLKIKKRRKGAEEPMKYMGCGDCENLSHSTTVPVATDDVEVLQRISKQLFGYFHLDVKEIRGIGLQVSRLESAGSLKQGLERNSLKSWLTSAAASTEEACNNSCTELVRSDTDCEGQGNEILGKICASSVWPSIEMDNNTSNGEAFLNQVSEPPPLCHLDKEVLESLPPEIFSELNDIYSGKLVDLITKSNGKSENISSSLSNSHVQVEGAMKKGHMVLCSDPYLQHEIPVENRHIAMEDQAVLVSGAESKNVVLPASGIQKIDLMPLSLSQVDATVLQQLPEEVKVDILQLLPAHRRQDFSSNALSGPSKETPLESLGTKTAEYHSVSKGCVSENNLWAGTPLQWVVKFKVSNCLILNVLAEMYYELGSTGTLSAILQRAISLPKHQLDANRDSWDEATYNLCDLLKQYIKRKIEFDIEEIYICFCLLRRFAMKSEVFLQVYTNVFPYLQASVGENYGGNLQMSLKT; the protein is encoded by the exons atgagTTTGGATTCGTCTCGTTCTGCGAACTCTTCCAGCGGTCATAGATCCAAGAGAAGCTTCAATAATTCGACCTCTTCTAATCCTTCCAATTACAGCAACGGTAACAATAAGAAGAAGGCGAAGCCCAGCCAGGAAACCCTAGGAGCGGCCTCCTGGGGCGCCAATTCTCGCTCGCCCTCTCGCTCCTCCTTCCGTAAAGCCCCGTTCTCCGATTTCGGCAG TTATATGATGGAGAAGAATAGGAAACTTCATGACCAGTTTGATGCCGAGGCTTCAACTTCTTCACGTAGTTGTTCGGGTTCTGGGAAGCCTATATTCCATGGAATTTCCATCTTTGTTGATGGTTTCACAATTCCTTCCAGCCAG GATTTGCGGGGCTACATGCTGAAGCATGGTGGAAGATTTGAGAATTATTTTTCAAGACGCCGGGTCACCCATATCATCTGCAGTAATCTTCCTGATACTAAACTTAAGAATTTGAG GTCCTTCAGTGGTGGGCTCCCCGTGGTGAAACCCTTGTGGATTTTGGATTCTGTTGTTGCAAACAAACTTTTGAGTT GGGTTCCTTACCAACTTGACCAGGTTGCAAATAATCAACCAAGGTTGTCAGCGTTCTTTGCCCTGAAAAGCAGCTCGGTCTCCAAGGATGTTAAACCTGAAGGTCCTTCCTTTAAAGGTGGCACATCAACAGATGCATACTTTTCTGATTTGGGTGAATCCAGTGAGCACAGCAGGCAAATTAGTAGAGAAACTGATAATCTTGTGAATAGGAACTCTAATGCATCATTAGTCACGGAGCCAACTAGCAGTTGTGGCAGGCCTTTTGAAGTGACTATGGAAAAACCAAATAATATTGATGAAGACAACGAGAGAAGTGTTAGAAACGAACTGCAGTCAAGTCCTTACCAATCCTCTGCATTGGCTACCAGCAACTTTGTAGAAAATCATGATATGACAGGTTCACCAGGTTCAACAGTCAGTGGGCTTTCTAATCACCGTCATTCAACTATTGAGGATCCCAATTTTGTGGAGAATTATTTCAAG AACTCAAGGCTGCACTTCATAGGAACCTGGAGAAATCGATACCGGAAGCGTTTTTCTAGCTTATCTAATGGGTTTAAGTGCAGAAGTTCCAATATTGAAGCCTCTGCTCAAAAGACTGCCATTGTGCATGTTGACATG GACTGTTTCTTTGTCTCCGTGGTCATCAGGGACCATCCTGAATTGAAGGATAAACCTGTAGCAGTATGCCATTCAGATAACCCAAAAGGAACTGCTGAAATTTCTTCTGCAAACTACCCTGCTCGAGATTATG GAATTAGGGCTGGAATGTTTGTCAGAGATGCTAAGGCTTGTTGTCCCCACTTGGTCATTTTCCCATACAACTTTGAAGCTTACGAGGAG GTAGCCGATCAGTTCTACAATATATTGCATAAGCACTGCAACAAAGTGCAG GCTGTAAGCTGTGATGAAGCATTTTTAGACTTCACAGACTCGGTGGAGGATCCCCAAATTCTAGCTTCAAGAATAAGAAAAGAGGTAATCGAGACTACCCGATGCACTGCTAGTGCTGGGATTGCAGGGAATATGCTTATGGCTCGTCTTGCCACAAGAACTGCAAAACCAGATGGTCAATTTTTCATTCCTCCTGAAAGG GTGGATGATCATTTGAGTCAACTTCCAATCAAGGCACTTCCAGGAATTGGGCATGTTCTAGAGGAGAAGTTGAAGAAGCAAAATGTTTGGACTTGTGGACAACTGCGTATGATATCCAAG GAGTCTCTTCAAAAGGACTTTGGAATGAAAACTGGGGAGATGCTATGGGATTATAGCAGAGGAGTAGATGATCGGTTAGTTGGGGTGATTCAG GTAAGCAAGTCTATTGGTGCCGAAGTGAATTGGGGTGTGAGGTTTAAGGATGTGAAAGAT AGTCAAAACTTACTCTCAAATCTTTGCAAAGAGGTTTCATTACGCTTACAAGGATGTGGAGTGCAAGGGCGGACTTTTACCCTTAAG ataaaaaagagaagaaaaggtgCTGAGGAGCCTATGAAGTATATGGGCTGTGGAGACTGTGAAAACCTGAGCCACTCCACTACG GTTCCAGTTGCTACTGATGATGTGGAAGTGCTTCAAAGGATATCAAAGCAGCTTTTTGGGTACTTCCACTTGG ATGTCAAGGAGATTCGTGGTATTGGCTTGCAAGTTTCCAGGCTTGAAAGTGCAGGTAGTTTGAAGCAAG GGTTGGAGAGAAATTCTTTGAAGTCATGGCTTACCTCTGCCGCAGCAAGTACAGAAGAGGCATGCAATAACAGTTGCACTGAATTAGTGAGATCTGATACAG ATTGTGAAGGACAAGGCAATGAAATTTTGGGAAAGATATGTGCTAGTTCAGTTTGGCCTTCAATTGAAATGGACAATAATACATCCAATGGTGAAGCTTTTTTGAACCAGGTGTCAGAGCCGCCACCATTATGTCATCTTGATAAGGAAGTTTTAGAGAGCCTTCCTCCTGAGATATTTTCAGAATTGAATGATATATATAGCGGGAAGTTAGTTGATTTAATCACTAAAAGTAATGGCAAAAGTGAAAATATTAGCAGTTCTTTGAGCAATTCGCATGTACAAGTAGAAG GGGCAATGAAGAAGGGACATATGGTTCTCTGTTCTGATCCTTATCTTCAACATGAAATACCAGTAGAAAATAGG CATATAGCTATGGAAGATCAGGCAGTCCTTGTTTCTGGGGCAGAATCGAAAAATGTGGTTCTTCCTGCTTCAGGGATTCAAAAAATTGATTTGATGCCTTTGTCTCTTAGCCAAGTGGATGCAACAGTCTTGCAACAGTTGCCTGAAGAAGTGAAAGTGGACATACTTCAGCTTCTTCCTGCACACAGGAGGCAAGACTTTTCTTCAAATGCTCTTTCTGGACCTTCTAAAGAAACCCCTCTGGAATCGTTAGGTACCAAGACAGCTGAGTACCACTCTGTATCAAAGGGTTGTGTCTCAGAGAACAATCTTTGGGCTGGAACTCCTCTCCAGTGGGTTGTTAAGTTCAAAGTCAGCAATTGCTTGATATTAAACGTTCTTGCAGAGATGTATTATGAGTTGGGTTCTACTGGTACTTTATCTGCAATTCTGCAACGTGCGATTTCTCTACCTAAACACCAACTAGATGCAAATCGAGATAGTTGGGATGAAGCTACTTACAACTTGTGTGACCTTCTGAAGCAGTATATTAAACGAAAGATAGAATTTGATATTGAAGAGatctatatttgtttttgtcttcTTAGAAG GTTTGCAATGAAATCAGAAGTTTTCCTACAAGTATACACCAATGTGTTTCCTTACCTTCAG GCATCAGTTGGAGAAAACTATGGAGGAAACTTGCAAATGTCATTGAAGACTTAG
- the LOC121255777 gene encoding DNA repair protein REV1 isoform X5 produces MSLDSSRSANSSSGHRSKRSFNNSTSSNPSNYSNGNNKKKAKPSQETLGAASWGANSRSPSRSSFRKAPFSDFGSYMMEKNRKLHDQFDAEASTSSRSCSGSGKPIFHGISIFVDGFTIPSSQDLRGYMLKHGGRFENYFSRRRVTHIICSNLPDTKLKNLRSFSGGLPVVKPLWILDSVVANKLLSWVPYQLDQVANNQPRLSAFFALKSSSVSKDVKPEGPSFKGSPGSTVSGLSNHRHSTIEDPNFVENYFKNSRLHFIGTWRNRYRKRFSSLSNGFKCRSSNIEASAQKTAIVHVDMLCHDADLSFQDCFFVSVVIRDHPELKDKPVAVCHSDNPKGTAEISSANYPARDYGIRAGMFVRDAKACCPHLVIFPYNFEAYEEVADQFYNILHKHCNKVQAVSCDEAFLDFTDSVEDPQILASRIRKEVIETTRCTASAGIAGNMLMARLATRTAKPDGQFFIPPERVDDHLSQLPIKALPGIGHVLEEKLKKQNVWTCGQLRMISKESLQKDFGMKTGEMLWDYSRGVDDRLVGVIQVSKSIGAEVNWGVRFKDVKDSQNLLSNLCKEVSLRLQGCGVQGRTFTLKIKKRRKGAEEPMKYMGCGDCENLSHSTTVPVATDDVEVLQRISKQLFGYFHLDVKEIRGIGLQVSRLESAGSLKQGLERNSLKSWLTSAAASTEEACNNSCTELVRSDTDCEGQGNEILGKICASSVWPSIEMDNNTSNGEAFLNQVSEPPPLCHLDKEVLESLPPEIFSELNDIYSGKLVDLITKSNGKSENISSSLSNSHVQVEGAMKKGHMVLCSDPYLQHEIPVENRHIAMEDQAVLVSGAESKNVVLPASGIQKIDLMPLSLSQVDATVLQQLPEEVKVDILQLLPAHRRQDFSSNALSGPSKETPLESLGTKTAEYHSVSKGCVSENNLWAGTPLQWVVKFKVSNCLILNVLAEMYYELGSTGTLSAILQRAISLPKHQLDANRDSWDEATYNLCDLLKQYIKRKIEFDIEEIYICFCLLRRFAMKSEVFLQVYTNVFPYLQASVGENYGGNLQMSLKT; encoded by the exons atgagTTTGGATTCGTCTCGTTCTGCGAACTCTTCCAGCGGTCATAGATCCAAGAGAAGCTTCAATAATTCGACCTCTTCTAATCCTTCCAATTACAGCAACGGTAACAATAAGAAGAAGGCGAAGCCCAGCCAGGAAACCCTAGGAGCGGCCTCCTGGGGCGCCAATTCTCGCTCGCCCTCTCGCTCCTCCTTCCGTAAAGCCCCGTTCTCCGATTTCGGCAG TTATATGATGGAGAAGAATAGGAAACTTCATGACCAGTTTGATGCCGAGGCTTCAACTTCTTCACGTAGTTGTTCGGGTTCTGGGAAGCCTATATTCCATGGAATTTCCATCTTTGTTGATGGTTTCACAATTCCTTCCAGCCAG GATTTGCGGGGCTACATGCTGAAGCATGGTGGAAGATTTGAGAATTATTTTTCAAGACGCCGGGTCACCCATATCATCTGCAGTAATCTTCCTGATACTAAACTTAAGAATTTGAG GTCCTTCAGTGGTGGGCTCCCCGTGGTGAAACCCTTGTGGATTTTGGATTCTGTTGTTGCAAACAAACTTTTGAGTT GGGTTCCTTACCAACTTGACCAGGTTGCAAATAATCAACCAAGGTTGTCAGCGTTCTTTGCCCTGAAAAGCAGCTCGGTCTCCAAGGATGTTAAACCTGAAGGTCCTTCCTTTAAAG GTTCACCAGGTTCAACAGTCAGTGGGCTTTCTAATCACCGTCATTCAACTATTGAGGATCCCAATTTTGTGGAGAATTATTTCAAG AACTCAAGGCTGCACTTCATAGGAACCTGGAGAAATCGATACCGGAAGCGTTTTTCTAGCTTATCTAATGGGTTTAAGTGCAGAAGTTCCAATATTGAAGCCTCTGCTCAAAAGACTGCCATTGTGCATGTTGACATG TTGTGCCATGATGCTGATTTATCGTTCCAGGACTGTTTCTTTGTCTCCGTGGTCATCAGGGACCATCCTGAATTGAAGGATAAACCTGTAGCAGTATGCCATTCAGATAACCCAAAAGGAACTGCTGAAATTTCTTCTGCAAACTACCCTGCTCGAGATTATG GAATTAGGGCTGGAATGTTTGTCAGAGATGCTAAGGCTTGTTGTCCCCACTTGGTCATTTTCCCATACAACTTTGAAGCTTACGAGGAG GTAGCCGATCAGTTCTACAATATATTGCATAAGCACTGCAACAAAGTGCAG GCTGTAAGCTGTGATGAAGCATTTTTAGACTTCACAGACTCGGTGGAGGATCCCCAAATTCTAGCTTCAAGAATAAGAAAAGAGGTAATCGAGACTACCCGATGCACTGCTAGTGCTGGGATTGCAGGGAATATGCTTATGGCTCGTCTTGCCACAAGAACTGCAAAACCAGATGGTCAATTTTTCATTCCTCCTGAAAGG GTGGATGATCATTTGAGTCAACTTCCAATCAAGGCACTTCCAGGAATTGGGCATGTTCTAGAGGAGAAGTTGAAGAAGCAAAATGTTTGGACTTGTGGACAACTGCGTATGATATCCAAG GAGTCTCTTCAAAAGGACTTTGGAATGAAAACTGGGGAGATGCTATGGGATTATAGCAGAGGAGTAGATGATCGGTTAGTTGGGGTGATTCAG GTAAGCAAGTCTATTGGTGCCGAAGTGAATTGGGGTGTGAGGTTTAAGGATGTGAAAGAT AGTCAAAACTTACTCTCAAATCTTTGCAAAGAGGTTTCATTACGCTTACAAGGATGTGGAGTGCAAGGGCGGACTTTTACCCTTAAG ataaaaaagagaagaaaaggtgCTGAGGAGCCTATGAAGTATATGGGCTGTGGAGACTGTGAAAACCTGAGCCACTCCACTACG GTTCCAGTTGCTACTGATGATGTGGAAGTGCTTCAAAGGATATCAAAGCAGCTTTTTGGGTACTTCCACTTGG ATGTCAAGGAGATTCGTGGTATTGGCTTGCAAGTTTCCAGGCTTGAAAGTGCAGGTAGTTTGAAGCAAG GGTTGGAGAGAAATTCTTTGAAGTCATGGCTTACCTCTGCCGCAGCAAGTACAGAAGAGGCATGCAATAACAGTTGCACTGAATTAGTGAGATCTGATACAG ATTGTGAAGGACAAGGCAATGAAATTTTGGGAAAGATATGTGCTAGTTCAGTTTGGCCTTCAATTGAAATGGACAATAATACATCCAATGGTGAAGCTTTTTTGAACCAGGTGTCAGAGCCGCCACCATTATGTCATCTTGATAAGGAAGTTTTAGAGAGCCTTCCTCCTGAGATATTTTCAGAATTGAATGATATATATAGCGGGAAGTTAGTTGATTTAATCACTAAAAGTAATGGCAAAAGTGAAAATATTAGCAGTTCTTTGAGCAATTCGCATGTACAAGTAGAAG GGGCAATGAAGAAGGGACATATGGTTCTCTGTTCTGATCCTTATCTTCAACATGAAATACCAGTAGAAAATAGG CATATAGCTATGGAAGATCAGGCAGTCCTTGTTTCTGGGGCAGAATCGAAAAATGTGGTTCTTCCTGCTTCAGGGATTCAAAAAATTGATTTGATGCCTTTGTCTCTTAGCCAAGTGGATGCAACAGTCTTGCAACAGTTGCCTGAAGAAGTGAAAGTGGACATACTTCAGCTTCTTCCTGCACACAGGAGGCAAGACTTTTCTTCAAATGCTCTTTCTGGACCTTCTAAAGAAACCCCTCTGGAATCGTTAGGTACCAAGACAGCTGAGTACCACTCTGTATCAAAGGGTTGTGTCTCAGAGAACAATCTTTGGGCTGGAACTCCTCTCCAGTGGGTTGTTAAGTTCAAAGTCAGCAATTGCTTGATATTAAACGTTCTTGCAGAGATGTATTATGAGTTGGGTTCTACTGGTACTTTATCTGCAATTCTGCAACGTGCGATTTCTCTACCTAAACACCAACTAGATGCAAATCGAGATAGTTGGGATGAAGCTACTTACAACTTGTGTGACCTTCTGAAGCAGTATATTAAACGAAAGATAGAATTTGATATTGAAGAGatctatatttgtttttgtcttcTTAGAAG GTTTGCAATGAAATCAGAAGTTTTCCTACAAGTATACACCAATGTGTTTCCTTACCTTCAG GCATCAGTTGGAGAAAACTATGGAGGAAACTTGCAAATGTCATTGAAGACTTAG